From Bacteroidia bacterium, the proteins below share one genomic window:
- a CDS encoding site-specific recombinase, translated as MYDILVRIAKSKDANPDYLIQVVQRLRPIDSRNTEYAVGRFHDLLFILEKDEYLLFGFRSYIHRLLKNRKFSSLIADLGIVSAGGFWREVSKRFYHKILPIQPPENSMDFLLTNIFYHRKDYKWFSAIDEKSWKVFFELLDLTPITKQKNDSFTVNELMFSIDILALRISGTAMDYSLLRMLPEYAGFDSPFITLQTEVSVMLNSFKSEDVQRSHEDINVKQVRILIKQCQDYLKRALDNKDRYGISFFTTIKFVRLQQQLDRLELLLDILIDNNQDTEKKTISFLNKLIYLNAKKNNIREFWRTSSNLIAYQITQHSGKTGEHYITNTRDEYKKMFYSAAGGGIVVGFLCIFKSQLSNIDTSPFGQAFLYSMNYAMGFIAIYLFNFTLATKQPAMTAATLAKAIKSDRKSEVSYSDFAELFARLFRSQFVAFIGNVFLAFPVAILLFLVWKYLFGADFLTVEHSQKMLKEVNFLQSKAIPHAMLTGVFLFLSGLISGYYINRNIHDRISFRIKKHPMLRRFFPDRTLNKVAEIYDKHIGGLSGNFWFGVMLGSIGAVGMFFGLDLGIRHITFAAGNFGLALMGLQFDISMWQIIIAIVGIGLIGFFNFIVSFILSLYVALRSRNLHFFDIQPIFIAIWIRFKHNKRDFFIPPPKKIYALREEAESIASEESNNDATEH; from the coding sequence ATGTACGACATTCTCGTAAGGATTGCAAAAAGCAAAGATGCAAACCCGGACTACCTTATCCAAGTAGTACAGCGATTACGTCCAATTGATTCACGCAATACAGAATATGCAGTCGGACGTTTTCACGATTTACTGTTTATCTTAGAGAAAGATGAATACCTGCTTTTTGGTTTCCGATCCTATATACACAGATTACTTAAAAACAGAAAGTTCAGTTCACTCATAGCCGATTTGGGCATTGTGTCTGCCGGTGGTTTCTGGAGAGAAGTATCTAAACGATTTTATCACAAAATCCTACCGATACAACCGCCTGAAAACAGTATGGATTTCTTGCTGACTAATATTTTCTACCATCGCAAAGACTATAAATGGTTTTCTGCTATTGATGAAAAAAGTTGGAAAGTATTCTTTGAATTGTTAGATCTCACTCCCATCACAAAACAAAAGAACGATAGTTTTACTGTCAATGAGCTCATGTTTTCCATAGATATTCTGGCACTTAGGATATCAGGCACAGCTATGGATTACTCCTTATTGCGCATGCTTCCTGAATACGCTGGATTCGACAGCCCTTTTATTACTCTTCAAACCGAAGTGTCAGTCATGTTAAACTCATTCAAGAGTGAAGACGTTCAACGAAGCCATGAAGACATTAATGTGAAACAAGTCCGAATTCTAATCAAACAATGTCAAGACTATCTCAAACGTGCGCTGGATAACAAAGACAGATATGGAATCAGTTTCTTTACCACAATAAAGTTTGTTAGATTACAACAACAACTTGACAGATTGGAATTGTTACTTGACATTCTTATTGATAACAACCAAGACACAGAAAAAAAGACTATTTCTTTTCTCAATAAGCTCATTTACCTCAATGCAAAAAAGAATAATATTCGAGAATTTTGGCGAACCTCATCAAACTTAATAGCCTATCAAATTACACAACATTCAGGCAAAACAGGTGAACATTATATTACAAATACCAGGGATGAATACAAGAAAATGTTTTATTCTGCTGCCGGAGGTGGAATAGTGGTTGGATTCTTATGTATTTTCAAATCACAGCTTTCCAATATTGATACAAGTCCGTTTGGCCAAGCATTTTTATACAGTATGAACTACGCTATGGGTTTTATAGCGATTTATCTTTTCAACTTTACCCTTGCAACCAAACAACCCGCTATGACTGCGGCTACTTTAGCCAAAGCAATTAAATCGGATAGAAAGTCGGAGGTTAGCTATAGCGACTTTGCCGAGCTGTTTGCAAGGCTTTTCCGCTCTCAGTTTGTCGCCTTTATCGGCAATGTGTTTTTAGCGTTTCCTGTGGCAATACTTTTATTTTTAGTGTGGAAATACCTCTTTGGCGCTGACTTCCTCACTGTTGAACACAGTCAGAAAATGCTGAAAGAAGTAAACTTCTTGCAATCAAAAGCAATCCCTCATGCCATGCTCACAGGGGTCTTCTTATTTTTGAGCGGTTTAATTTCAGGGTACTATATTAATCGCAATATCCATGACAGAATATCATTCAGAATAAAAAAACATCCAATGTTAAGAAGGTTTTTTCCGGATAGGACTTTGAATAAGGTAGCTGAAATTTATGACAAACATATAGGAGGGCTATCAGGTAATTTTTGGTTTGGCGTGATGCTTGGATCAATAGGAGCTGTTGGAATGTTTTTTGGTTTAGACCTTGGAATCAGGCATATCACCTTTGCTGCAGGCAACTTCGGACTTGCATTAATGGGGCTGCAATTTGATATCTCAATGTGGCAAATCATTATAGCCATTGTTGGCATAGGGCTAATTGGCTTCTTTAATTTTATTGTGAGTTTTATTTTATCCCTCTATGTAGCTTTGAGATCTCGCAATCTGCATTTCTTTGACATCCAACCAATCTTTATAGCAATTTGGATAAGATTTAAACACAATAAACGTGATTTTTTCATCCCTCCACCTAAAAAAATATATGCACTTCGCGAAGAGGCAGAATCCATTGCCTCAGAAGAATCAAACAATGACGCTACTGAACATTGA
- a CDS encoding TIGR00730 family Rossman fold protein translates to MSEKKKYEQLYLEGPRSRWYELSFTFRVFKEFIRGYRTLHFAGPSVAVFGSARFKPEHPSYKLGEEIGRRLVKMGFAVMTGGGPGIMEAACKGAAEAGGKAIGCNIMLPFEQEPNPYANIKVDFKYFFVRKVLMFKYSFGFIILPGGIGTGDEMYEAMTLVQTQKIEGFPIVLMGKEFWEGTIKQLNDFDKAGTAHWSEIPSLLITDNIEEALQFINDHAIKKFGLKKKKFTPKPWFFEKAGL, encoded by the coding sequence ATGTCAGAAAAGAAAAAATACGAACAACTATATTTAGAAGGACCCAGAAGCAGATGGTACGAACTAAGTTTTACCTTTCGCGTTTTTAAAGAATTTATTAGAGGTTACAGAACCTTGCACTTTGCAGGACCCTCTGTTGCCGTATTTGGTTCTGCACGTTTCAAACCGGAGCACCCAAGCTATAAATTGGGAGAAGAAATAGGCAGGAGATTAGTAAAAATGGGATTTGCAGTCATGACGGGCGGAGGTCCTGGAATTATGGAAGCTGCTTGCAAAGGTGCTGCTGAAGCCGGTGGCAAAGCCATTGGATGCAACATCATGCTACCGTTTGAACAAGAACCAAATCCTTATGCAAATATCAAAGTTGATTTTAAGTACTTTTTTGTAAGGAAAGTGCTCATGTTTAAATACTCTTTTGGCTTTATTATTCTCCCCGGAGGTATAGGAACCGGTGACGAGATGTACGAGGCTATGACCTTGGTTCAAACACAAAAAATAGAAGGTTTCCCGATTGTGCTTATGGGTAAAGAATTCTGGGAAGGAACCATCAAACAGCTCAATGACTTTGACAAAGCCGGTACTGCACACTGGAGTGAAATACCCTCTTTATTAATAACAGATAATATTGAAGAAGCTCTTCAGTTTATTAATGATCATGCCATTAAGAAATTTGGGTTAAAAAAGAAAAAATTCACTCCAAAACCTTGGTTTTTTGAAAAAGCAGGACTCTAA